Proteins co-encoded in one Burkholderia ambifaria AMMD genomic window:
- a CDS encoding excisionase: protein MADTQEHQEWLPLEEAARKMKRAPNPIRIKIRDGRLIRNVHFRVPEQGDIEIDIRAYVELLALENTDRRLPLVERIGRGEDRERAAMNQLASTRSPTVPAKQSKEVQKLIPLRVWAEMVFGEYAPGIATLRAWCKSGKIRPAPRKVGATYFCSPTARYYDYEAERLDLIYGDSF from the coding sequence ATGGCCGATACCCAAGAGCATCAAGAGTGGCTGCCGCTAGAGGAAGCCGCACGTAAGATGAAGCGAGCACCGAACCCCATCCGCATAAAGATCAGGGACGGTCGGCTCATTCGCAACGTCCATTTCCGCGTTCCCGAGCAAGGTGATATTGAGATCGACATCCGGGCCTACGTTGAGTTGCTAGCCCTCGAGAACACCGACCGCAGACTACCGCTGGTCGAGCGCATTGGCAGAGGTGAGGACCGTGAGCGTGCAGCGATGAATCAGCTTGCATCGACGCGATCGCCCACTGTTCCTGCCAAGCAAAGCAAGGAAGTTCAAAAGCTCATTCCTCTTCGTGTATGGGCTGAGATGGTGTTTGGGGAATACGCCCCGGGCATAGCAACGCTTCGCGCATGGTGCAAAAGTGGAAAGATCCGGCCGGCGCCGAGAAAAGTCGGCGCGACCTACTTCTGCAGCCCGACGGCGCGCTATTACGACTATGAAGCCGAGCGGCTCGATCTGATCTATGGGGATTCGTTCTAG